The Methanoplanus sp. FWC-SCC4 genome has a window encoding:
- a CDS encoding dipeptidase translates to MVKVKLRSDLSYVEYMTAFFMVLLICIPTAVSGCTIFAVTPDASSDGSVYVGHTNDGVGKDWRNVDDVVVTYVPPADYSPGEKRAVYFDPNSGSDAAGNKAGDSSLLVLGYIDQVPHTYGYYTSSYGMINDQNLMSGECTDYAKYEPGAEPEKRIFYSSELSNIALERCTKAKEAVLLVGNLIDTYGYYGTGETLIFADKEEVWVIEMCGNPDGDNGGLWVAKKVRDGEVFVAGNEFRIREIVPSNQDMLHSENLFEAVENAGWWSPSEGTLDWLKAVSFGEYSHPYYSLMRVWRLQDKLAPSLGLSPYVEDSYTKEYPFSIKPDAKVDFKTAINMFRDHYEGTEFDLTKGSAAGPFGNPYRYLGPMDAHTNFQNESYMEVRAGANVRPISAIFCSYSYVGQIRPNLPDEISGVLWFGPAVAYETVYTPVYANSENISNSYSSGNRLKYDYDKAYWTFDLLTNWAMLKYNVMIDDIQSEQVRLETESYNMLKDTDEKAVEYLNSGETSKAKSLITNFTVNRGDEIVSDWKKLTATLIVKYSNGLVTDPVTEEVTEDGCPEWWYNETDYQYGPRVYQLDELRETEDLNYTGKSVWILKNSSFEEILDQI, encoded by the coding sequence ATGGTTAAAGTTAAACTACGTTCGGATTTATCCTATGTGGAATATATGACCGCATTTTTTATGGTGCTTTTAATCTGCATTCCTACGGCTGTTTCCGGGTGTACGATATTTGCTGTGACGCCAGACGCTTCATCAGACGGATCAGTCTACGTTGGACATACAAATGACGGTGTCGGGAAAGACTGGAGAAATGTTGATGATGTTGTTGTAACCTACGTCCCTCCGGCAGATTATAGTCCCGGAGAAAAAAGAGCGGTATATTTTGATCCTAACAGTGGTTCAGACGCTGCAGGGAATAAGGCAGGAGATTCATCCCTTTTAGTTCTTGGATATATTGATCAGGTGCCTCATACCTATGGATACTATACAAGCTCCTATGGCATGATAAATGATCAGAATCTGATGAGCGGTGAATGCACAGATTATGCAAAGTATGAACCAGGAGCAGAACCTGAAAAGAGAATTTTTTATTCATCCGAATTATCAAACATTGCCCTTGAGCGATGCACAAAAGCAAAAGAAGCGGTTTTGCTTGTTGGAAACCTGATTGATACATACGGATACTACGGAACCGGTGAGACACTAATCTTTGCAGACAAAGAGGAAGTATGGGTCATTGAGATGTGTGGAAATCCGGACGGCGACAACGGCGGCCTCTGGGTTGCTAAAAAAGTTCGCGACGGAGAGGTTTTCGTAGCCGGAAATGAGTTCAGAATCCGTGAAATTGTTCCTAGCAATCAGGACATGTTACATTCAGAAAACCTATTTGAGGCTGTTGAAAATGCAGGGTGGTGGTCGCCGTCTGAGGGTACCCTGGACTGGCTTAAAGCGGTAAGCTTCGGTGAGTATTCACATCCTTATTATTCACTTATGAGAGTATGGAGGCTTCAGGACAAACTTGCCCCGTCGCTTGGGTTAAGCCCTTATGTTGAGGATTCATATACAAAGGAATATCCTTTTTCAATAAAACCTGACGCAAAGGTGGATTTTAAAACCGCAATCAATATGTTCAGGGATCACTATGAAGGAACAGAATTTGATTTAACAAAAGGCTCTGCGGCAGGTCCTTTTGGGAATCCATATCGCTATCTCGGCCCGATGGATGCACATACTAACTTTCAAAATGAATCGTACATGGAAGTTCGTGCAGGTGCGAACGTAAGGCCAATATCGGCAATATTTTGCAGTTACAGTTATGTAGGCCAGATAAGACCAAATCTTCCAGATGAAATAAGTGGTGTTTTATGGTTCGGACCCGCCGTTGCATACGAAACTGTCTATACACCTGTATATGCGAATTCAGAGAATATTTCCAATTCATATTCCTCTGGAAATCGACTAAAATATGATTATGATAAAGCATACTGGACTTTTGACCTTCTCACAAACTGGGCGATGCTTAAGTACAATGTAATGATAGATGATATTCAAAGCGAACAGGTGAGGCTTGAGACAGAATCATATAATATGCTAAAAGATACAGACGAAAAAGCAGTTGAATATCTAAATAGCGGGGAGACTTCGAAAGCGAAGTCATTAATCACAAATTTCACTGTAAACAGGGGAGATGAGATAGTTTCTGACTGGAAGAAACTTACGGCAACTTTGATTGTCAAATATTCAAACGGGCTTGTTACAGACCCTGTCACAGAAGAAGTTACAGAGGATGGATGTCCTGAATGGTGGTATAATGAGACTGACTATCAGTATGGGCCGAGAGTTTATCAACTCGATGAACTTCGTGAAACTGAGGATCTGAATTATACAGGTAAAAGTGTCTGGATACTTAAGAATTCCTCCTTTGAAGAGATTTTAGATCAGATTTAG
- a CDS encoding NCS2 family permease: MTYIEKIFKLKENDTNIKKEVNAGIVTFMTMAYIIVVNPAILVAAGIPFGASVVATIITAVFGTLIMGFYANRPFAVAPYMGENAFIAYTVCGVLGYSWQTALGAVFISGILLTILTLAGGRKLMCEAIPQNLKYSFAVGIGLFITFVGLVNSKIVILGTETAPVHVGELNSPEILLAIAGFIFISGLIIKKINGAILFGIIFTSLAGFLTGIITPPEAIISMPPDITPILLQLDIAGVFTWGFVAVVLTIFTMSFLDTMAGLIGVSAQAGFLDEKGNLPEIEKPFLVDGITNIFAPLIGTTTSGAFMESATGILAGGRTGLTAVVVSILFSLALFFSPLFAAIPASATGPAMIMVGIFMMQPIKLMNFKDQTEIIPAFVVIILMSFTYNIGVGLCSGFVLYPLFKVIKGEWKEVHPASWFLFALCTLFFIFYPY, translated from the coding sequence TTGACATACATTGAGAAAATTTTCAAACTTAAAGAAAATGACACGAACATAAAAAAGGAAGTAAATGCCGGGATTGTCACTTTCATGACAATGGCCTATATCATAGTTGTCAACCCTGCCATACTTGTTGCAGCAGGAATTCCCTTTGGTGCTTCAGTAGTTGCTACGATAATTACAGCAGTATTTGGAACACTTATAATGGGTTTTTATGCAAACCGCCCCTTTGCTGTTGCACCTTATATGGGTGAAAATGCATTTATCGCATATACTGTCTGCGGAGTTCTGGGTTATTCATGGCAGACGGCCCTGGGAGCAGTTTTTATTAGCGGAATACTGCTAACAATCCTGACTCTAGCAGGCGGCAGAAAATTAATGTGCGAAGCAATTCCACAAAATCTAAAGTACAGTTTTGCTGTAGGAATCGGGTTATTTATTACATTTGTGGGCCTTGTTAACTCAAAAATTGTAATACTCGGGACAGAAACCGCCCCCGTTCATGTGGGAGAATTAAATAGTCCGGAAATTCTTCTCGCAATTGCAGGTTTTATTTTCATTTCAGGACTGATAATTAAAAAAATAAACGGTGCAATATTATTTGGAATTATTTTTACATCCCTGGCGGGATTTTTAACAGGAATAATAACCCCTCCTGAAGCAATTATCAGTATGCCGCCCGATATAACTCCTATTCTTTTACAACTGGATATTGCAGGAGTATTCACCTGGGGATTTGTTGCAGTAGTACTCACAATTTTCACCATGTCATTTCTGGATACAATGGCCGGTTTAATCGGAGTATCAGCCCAGGCAGGATTTTTAGATGAAAAAGGAAACCTGCCGGAAATAGAAAAACCTTTTTTAGTTGACGGGATCACCAATATTTTTGCACCACTTATCGGAACCACTACAAGCGGAGCATTTATGGAATCCGCAACAGGAATTCTGGCAGGAGGAAGGACCGGCCTGACAGCAGTGGTTGTTTCAATACTCTTTTCTCTGGCTCTTTTCTTTTCACCACTTTTTGCAGCAATACCTGCATCTGCAACAGGACCTGCAATGATAATGGTTGGAATCTTTATGATGCAGCCAATAAAATTGATGAATTTTAAAGACCAGACTGAAATAATCCCTGCATTTGTTGTTATAATTTTGATGAGCTTTACCTACAATATCGGCGTCGGGCTTTGCAGTGGTTTTGTATTATATCCTTTGTTTAAAGTTATTAAAGGAGAATGGAAAGAAGTTCATCCGGCATCCTGGTTTTTATTTGCCCTTTGTACTCTGTTTTTTATTTTCTACCCATACTAA
- a CDS encoding ferredoxin-thioredoxin reductase catalytic domain-containing protein, which produces MTDYVPDEDTINTGYLNLNQETKKSGYFLNPDINYVKELVKGLLINKNRYGCNSCPCRLFIGDKADNKDIICPCDYRDDDISEFGCCYCALYVSKSVLSGEKDLIQIPDRRYAKKEENTDTGLIKTGNLPYPVFRCRVCGYLCSRKNPPEKCPICGASSENFEKYI; this is translated from the coding sequence ATGACTGATTATGTACCAGATGAAGACACAATAAATACAGGATATCTGAATCTGAATCAAGAAACCAAAAAGAGCGGATATTTTCTGAATCCGGATATAAATTATGTGAAAGAACTGGTAAAAGGATTACTAATTAATAAAAACAGATACGGGTGCAATTCATGTCCCTGCAGACTTTTTATCGGAGACAAAGCTGACAACAAAGATATAATATGCCCTTGTGATTACAGGGATGATGATATTAGTGAGTTCGGATGCTGTTATTGTGCCCTTTATGTTTCAAAAAGTGTTCTTTCAGGCGAAAAAGACCTGATCCAAATACCCGACAGACGCTATGCAAAAAAAGAAGAAAATACAGATACTGGTCTGATAAAAACAGGTAATCTTCCATATCCCGTATTTCGCTGCAGGGTGTGCGGCTATTTATGCTCAAGAAAAAATCCGCCGGAGAAATGTCCAATCTGTGGTGCCTCATCAGAAAATTTTGAAAAATACATCTAA
- a CDS encoding glutaredoxin family protein, whose product MEKWNFVDGKNCGEIKLYALSTCVHCRKTKEFLEKNNVSYYYIYVDLLEPDELDEIYSEVKKYNPRGSFPTIVINGTRVIVGSKLDEIRKVLDLND is encoded by the coding sequence ATGGAAAAATGGAACTTTGTAGATGGAAAAAATTGCGGAGAGATAAAACTGTACGCCTTAAGTACATGTGTTCATTGCAGAAAAACAAAAGAATTTCTTGAAAAAAACAATGTTTCGTACTATTATATCTATGTTGATCTTTTAGAACCCGATGAACTTGATGAGATATATTCTGAAGTTAAAAAATATAATCCCAGGGGTTCTTTTCCAACTATAGTAATAAATGGTACACGAGTAATTGTAGGCTCAAAACTTGATGAAATAAGAAAGGTGCTGGATTTAAATGACTGA
- the ftsA gene encoding coenzyme F390 synthetase, with protein sequence MEYFNADIELMSRSELDIFVDERVRNTIRYSAENSPFYKRWFKKNKIDPFNIKEHEDLRELPIISGKTIRENQPPQRNEFLFKSVECSEVFTIHETSGTSGIPKTFFSTWDDWKRYAEKYARIFVSQGLGEGDRMAVCASYGMNVGANTMTVAAKRIGFTIIPEGKCTFPVRVMTTYKPTAIVGSVFKLIHLAQRLEDSGIDPKESGVEKLIVGGEGFAPESRAYLDKIWGLDVCNTYGSTEGAMCGECKIREGLHVPEDLVHMDLYNEKMKDFVSEGNEGKIVLTTLIPNGEKAGTVLINYETDDQTEVLSKEKCRCGRTHMRIKNPKRVSENVYLEETSFNRIDIESGVFHPQNMKYLTGEYEAFLYYDPVNNQTTMQVGLECRDIHSCDIKLIKDNFLSSFFKNNKILEDYFTEGIFDIIFRTVKTGDLGLYKLKGRPKRIVDRR encoded by the coding sequence ATGGAATATTTTAATGCCGATATTGAATTAATGTCACGTTCGGAACTTGACATTTTTGTTGATGAAAGAGTACGGAATACTATAAGATATTCAGCTGAAAATTCTCCATTTTATAAAAGATGGTTTAAAAAAAATAAAATTGATCCTTTTAATATAAAAGAACATGAGGATTTAAGGGAACTTCCAATTATTTCTGGTAAAACAATCAGGGAGAATCAGCCACCTCAAAGAAATGAGTTTTTATTTAAAAGTGTTGAATGCAGTGAAGTATTTACAATTCATGAAACCAGCGGAACAAGTGGTATTCCTAAAACCTTTTTTTCAACATGGGATGACTGGAAAAGATATGCGGAAAAATATGCACGAATATTTGTATCCCAGGGGTTGGGGGAAGGGGACAGAATGGCAGTCTGTGCTTCCTATGGAATGAATGTTGGTGCAAATACAATGACCGTTGCTGCCAAAAGAATAGGATTTACAATAATTCCTGAGGGTAAATGCACTTTTCCTGTCAGGGTAATGACAACATATAAACCAACGGCAATTGTAGGCAGTGTTTTTAAACTAATTCACCTTGCACAAAGACTTGAGGATTCAGGCATTGACCCTAAAGAATCAGGTGTGGAAAAACTTATAGTCGGGGGAGAAGGATTTGCACCTGAATCAAGGGCTTATCTGGATAAAATATGGGGTCTGGATGTTTGCAATACATATGGAAGTACTGAAGGGGCGATGTGTGGAGAATGTAAAATCCGTGAAGGGCTCCATGTCCCTGAAGATCTTGTTCATATGGATCTTTATAATGAAAAGATGAAGGATTTTGTTAGTGAAGGAAATGAAGGAAAAATAGTATTAACAACATTAATTCCAAATGGCGAAAAAGCAGGAACTGTTTTAATAAATTATGAAACTGATGATCAGACTGAAGTTTTGTCAAAGGAGAAATGCAGATGTGGAAGAACCCATATGAGGATAAAAAATCCAAAACGGGTTTCTGAAAATGTATATCTTGAAGAAACATCATTTAACAGAATTGATATTGAGAGTGGTGTTTTTCATCCTCAAAACATGAAATACCTTACAGGAGAATATGAGGCATTTTTGTATTATGATCCTGTTAATAATCAGACGACAATGCAGGTCGGTCTTGAGTGCAGGGATATTCACAGCTGTGATATCAAATTAATAAAAGATAATTTTCTTTCATCGTTTTTTAAAAATAATAAAATACTCGAAGATTATTTTACAGAAGGTATTTTTGATATAATTTTTAGAACCGTAAAAACAGGTGATCTTGGACTTTACAAGTTAAAAGGAAGGCCCAAAAGGATTGTTGACAGACGGTGA